In a genomic window of Salegentibacter salegens:
- a CDS encoding alpha/beta hydrolase has product MSTEKLLSYQITNTYSVLNDFTEKTKTVWLVCHGIGYLSRYFLRHFHHLNSEENYIIAPQAQSKYYLNNEYKHVGASWLTKERTEAETENVLNYLDEVYKAENLENAPRLIILGYSQGVSVATRWIAKRRIKCDELIMHSGKVPAELTREDFQFLKNTNFTFIYGTEDEYLKNGIIKVEEKRLKDLFPDNFEIKTYNGGHEVNTDLIGEFA; this is encoded by the coding sequence ATGAGTACCGAAAAGCTGCTTTCTTACCAGATCACAAACACCTACAGCGTTTTAAACGATTTTACTGAAAAAACAAAAACCGTATGGCTGGTTTGCCACGGAATTGGCTATTTAAGCAGATATTTCCTGCGACACTTTCACCACTTAAACTCTGAAGAAAATTATATTATCGCTCCGCAGGCCCAGTCTAAATATTACCTTAACAACGAGTATAAACACGTAGGCGCATCCTGGCTTACCAAAGAACGCACCGAGGCCGAAACCGAAAATGTATTAAATTATTTAGATGAAGTTTACAAAGCTGAAAACCTCGAAAATGCACCCAGACTTATTATTTTAGGATATTCGCAAGGAGTTTCGGTAGCGACACGTTGGATCGCGAAACGAAGAATTAAGTGCGATGAATTAATTATGCATTCAGGAAAAGTTCCAGCAGAATTAACGAGGGAAGATTTTCAATTTTTAAAAAATACCAATTTCACCTTTATTTATGGGACCGAAGATGAATACCTAAAAAATGGAATTATTAAAGTGGAGGAAAAAAGACTAAAAGATTTATTCCCTGATAATTTTGAAATAAAAACATATAACGGTGGTCACGAAGTTAATACCGACCTTATTGGTGAATTTGCTTAA